From the Endozoicomonas sp. Mp262 genome, the window ATGGCACACAAGGTTCCTGGGTAAAGCCGGACTCATCAAAATAAAATAAATTGATTAACCCTTTGCTCTCGGCTTCCTGGGCATCTTTCAGAGCAGTTTTACAGTCATGGAATTGCTCTTCGTCCCGTTTATGTTTGCATGATTTACGGAGTCTTTTGTAAACCAGCCCTGCTTTTTTACAATGTTTGCCAGAGTAATTTTTGATGAAGATTTACCGGTTTCATCCTCGATCTTGGATTTGACATACGATAAGCGACGAGGCTCTTCAGCCACTAATTCTTTTATGCGTTGCACTTCGGATTCGTCATATATGCACGGCCTACCGCCACCATGCCCCTTGTACAAGGCACGAATACCATATTCTTCCCAATCATCAATCCACTGAGAAGCAGTTTGATATCTAATTTCAAGTATTTCGGCAATTTGCTCAAGGGTAAAGCCACGATTGCTCAATAAAAGGCTATGGGCTCTTTCCCTTATACATCTCAGAGGTCCGTAGTGTTTGGCGAATTTCAAAGTTGATAAAACAGCTTCATCAGTGATTGTAGTGACGTACTTCATAGGGAGAGGGATTTAAAGACCAGTACTCTCTTTATAATAGAGTAAATGTATCATTCAATAGCTATCTGATCGTTAGATCAAGAAGTAGATTTCTCGTACTGGCCGAACATCCAGTTTATTTGAAACCAAACTATGACCTACTTAGTGCTTTTAAAGAAAAAACAGTAAGGTTGACAAAGAAAATAATGAATAAAAAAGCAATGTCTTTTAAAAAAAATACGCACATATTCTTTTCTCGAAATGTAGGTTGACGATAAAGAAATATAGTTCAGTGTCGTAAGTCTGTAGTTTAATTTTGATAAATAGTTTTTATTAAAAGAATTTTAAGGTAAGGAGGGAGTTAATATTAACGATTACTCCCTCTCAAAATCTCCAAAGTATCAACTTTACGGCATCCAGGAAATCTCGGGGGCTTGCCCCGAGTTAGATAGCCGATAATGGCTGATGCCATTATCGTTGAACGTGAGGGAATTTATTTTGACGGCATAAGAAAACACAGATATTTCAGGTTTTGCTCAGCCTGTCTTACTTATTGATTTTGTAACCCTAATGCCCCTTCCCATACAACCTTTCGGTAATGTTCCGGATTGGTATTTCCTTCTGTATTGAAAATCATGACAACAGAGTCCTTATTTAAGCCAATGGACTCAGCTGCTGCTTGGGCTTCTGGAAGGGTAGCCAGCAGATATAACAGACCAACATTTATGGCACCTGATTCGCCACCGGTTACAGCGGGGTCACCTTTCAGGGGGTTGCCCAGTATTCTCATGCCCGTTGCGGATACATTATCGGATACGGAAGCAAATGAATGACTGCAATTACGCAAGATAGGCCAGGTAACCGGATTGGGTTCACCACACGCCAGTCCAGCCATAATTGAGTTTAAGTCTCCACCGACGCATGTCATGGAGCCATTAGAACTGGTACCCGAACGATAAATACAATCGGCTGCCTCAGGTTCGGAGATAATAGCCTTGAATGTATCTGCGCCAAGCTTATCGGCCATATAACCCAATACGCCGCCAGCCATAGCGCCCACTCCTGCCTGAAGCATAATATGTGTTGGCATACCTTCAGGCAGTGCAGCTGCCTGCTCGATGGCTTCATCTGCCATGGTCATATAACCTTGAGAAATCCATGTGGGGATTTCTTCATAGCCATTCCATGCGGTGTCCTGTACCAGCATCCAGCCATTTTCATCGGCGGTCTTGTTGGCAAAGCGTACAGTATCATCGTAATTAACATCGGTAACAATACACTCAGCCCCTAAACCACGAATTCGGTCAACACTGGCCTGAGGTGATCCCTTTGGCATATAGACAACTGCCTTCTGTCCCATTTCACGGGCTGCCCAGGCAACACCTGTGCCGTGATTGCCTGCTGTAGCGGTGGTGAAAACGACAGGGCTTTCTAATTTTTCTGATACTGTCTTTAAATCAATTGCTGAAATGTCGATGTTCAAGTGAGCTGCGAGAACCTGGCCCAAAGCATAGGATCCACCTAACACTTTAAATGCATTCAAGCCAAAGCGATGGGACTCGTCTTTGACCAGAATAGATTTCACTCCCAACTTTTCTGCAAGCCTGGGCAATGAAACCAGTGGTGTTGGCGCATAGGCATCAATTTGACGATGAAAACTGCGAGCTTGCTCAGCATTTTTTACAGTGAATAGAGCGCTTGTTTCAGCTGTATAGAACTGATTTCGGGCAAATTTCAGCATATTGGGCTCTTGAATAAGGATGGAAGCAAATAAAGCGATACCTGTGCCGGGAAGTGGCAAAGGTATCGTTCAATCAGAATTACTGATTAATAAAGGCAACCGCTTCAACTTCTACCAAAGCGTCTTTAGGAAGGCGGGCAGCTTCAACGCATGAGCGGGCAGGAGCTGCTTCTGTACCAAAAATTTCAGTATACACTTCGTTAAATGCAGCAAAGTTTTCCATATCAGACAGGAAGCAGGTTGTTTTAATAACAGAGTTCAGTGAAGCACCCGCCTGCTCCAGAACTGCCTTCAGGTTCATAAGGGACTGAAGCGCCTGCTCTTTGATGCCACCCTCAACAAAAGCCATGGTCTCAGGATCTAAAGGCAGTTGACCTGAAGTAAATACCAGCTCTTTAAAGGCAGCGCCCTGGGAGTAAGGACCAATGGCAGCAGGGGCGTGATCTGTGTGAATGATTTTTTTCATGGGGTAATCCATCAACTTTTGTGGTTAATTTTTAAACTCACGGATGTACTTGTACACCGCATGTCGAGTGATGCCGAGGCCTTCAGAGACTATTGCCGTTGCCTCTTTAAATTCAAAAATACCGTTATCAAATAACAGCCGGGTGATTGTTTTTTTCTTGCTCTTATTGCTGACTGTCGGGTCGCTTTCAACATCAGTAACAGCCTGCGTTAAGGCTTGCTCAATAACATGGGTTGAGCAATGACTGAAGTTCTCGCTAACGGTTTCACTGGCATGGCCTGTACTGGGCATTAATGTCTTAATTATTTCTGGAAACGGATGCGACAAATTCATATTAATGCAGAACAAACCAATAGGATTGTCATGTTCACCCGCCAGAATACAGGTAGTTGATTTCAACAGTGAGCCGTCTTTGGTCTCAGTGAAATAACTTTTGGGTGTCACCTCTCCTGTTTGTTCAAAATGCCTTAGCATTTTTAACCCTAAATCAGTAATGGGTGAGCCTAAGGTTCGACCGGTATGATGTCCGTTGACAATCTTCACGATTGATTTTTCGACACTTTCTAATGAGTGGATAACAACTTCGCAGTGTGGTCCGATCAGGTCTGCAATGGTATCCGCCAGTCGAAAGTACCCGGCTAACAGGGTTCTGTCACTTTCAGTAAACTGTGTGCCACATGCCAAGTATTTTTTGCCATCCATTTTAGATCAGTATTGTTAATAATAGGTGGCGCTATTTTGATGGTTATTGGAAAGAAATACAAGGGTATAATTAACTTTATGTAACTATTTGATGGGGAGTTGTTCTAAAAACAAGCTAAAAATAGCAATTTTTGATTTAAATCAATGGTTGCAAGTAATAAAGTCTTAAAAAGTTAACTAATGATATAGGTCAATTTTTTTAACTCAGCTATCGGTAAGATTTGAGCCTTAAAGTAACGAAAAGTTAACTATGCTGCGTGAAAGGTTTGTTTTTCCTCACACATACCAGATCACTCAGTAACCCATCTGGATTAGAGGTTGAGATGACAAATTATCTTCAGCGCGGTTTTGAACAATCAGAATTTGAGAATCGTACTGCACGGGCACAGAAAGTCATGCATGACATGAATCTGGACGCCATGCTGTTTACCACTGAACCGAATGTTCGTTACTTTACTGGTTTTCACACCCAGTTTTGGCATAGTCCAACACGACCATGGTTCGTTATAGTTCCGGCAGAAGGAAAGCCCATTGCCATTATTCCTGAAATTGGTGCAAGTGGCATGGCGGAAACCTGGGTTGATAATATTATCACCTGGCCATCCCCACGCCCTGAAGATGATGGTATTAGCCTGGTAGCCAGTGCCCTTAACTCCTTACCTTGCCGTTATGGACGTGTTGGTGCCACATTGGGTATAGAGTCACATCTGCGTATGCCAGTAAATAATTACCTTCAGCTGGCGGGTATGGTGAAGAAGGACTTTGTTGATATTTCACTGGCAACCCACGAACTGCGTCAAATCAAGTCACAGGCTGAAATAGAAAAAACCCGCGAAATTTGCCGTATTACCAATATTGGCTTTGATAAAATACCGTCTTACGCAAGGGCGGGTATGACTGAGCGGGAAATCTGCAAACAGTTCCGCATTGATATGCTTTCTGCTGGCGCTGATGAATGTCCGTACATCATTGCCGGGTCAGGTCCAGATGGTTATGACAGCATTATCATGGGGCCAACAGACCGTGTTATCGAACAGGGTGATGTTCTGATTATTGATACAGGTGCTGTTCGCGACGCCTATTTCTCTGATTTTGACCGCAACTGGGCATTTGGTCATGCCAGTGAAGAAACAAAAGCGGCCTATCGTGCAACTTACGAAGCCACCACTAAAGGCTTTGAAGCTGCTCGTCCTGGTGCAACCACTACCGATATTTACAATGCCATGTGGAAAGTGCTTGAAGCCAATGGTGCTCTTGGAAACGACGTTGGGCGTTTAGGGCATGGATTGGGAATGGAATTAACTGAAAGGCCTTCCAATACAGCGACTGATAACACGCTGCTCAAGCCTGGCATGGTGATGACTCTTGAGCCTGGTATGGTCTATGCCCCTGGTAAATCAATGGTTCATGAAGAAAATATCGTGATTACTGAAGACGGGGCTGAATGGTTAACCAAGCGTGCCGAGCCAGAGTTAATCATTATTTAATCTGCTTTTGACCATGACTGCTCCAAGGGGAGCAGTTCATTGTCGCCGGCTTTACGGTTATTGTTTTTTATATTTTCTTACCCTCGCCACTGTTATTTTTTAATGATTTGTTTGTGATACTTCGCTCGTCGAATTTAAGGCAGTACGTAAAAAGCCAGCAAATAAGCAATTCATTATGAATATCGGAGTAGTGAGGTTTTTTGATTTTGGGAACTGTGATAAGTGGATACACCTAAAAGTGGTATTATTTCAGGCTGGGTTGCAGCGATAGCTGTTGCCTGTATATGGGGAGTGACTGGCGTTGTTGCGAAGCCATTATCAATGGCGATTGACCCTATTACATTGGTTTTTTTCACTTACCTTACTTCCGTTATTGGCCTTTCTGTTGTTTTTGCATTTACTTCCCGCAGTAAAAGCCTTAGCAAAGAACTCGGATCATCCTTAAGAATTGAGAAAAAAGATATTTTAAGGATTGCTTTTTGTGGTGTTGTCGGCCAAGGTGCATTCGCTTTATTTAATATTCCCTGAATCCGTGAGTTCACTGTAGCCCAACTCCTCTGGATCAACCACAAAACGTAAGTTCCAAGTTAAAATGCACCCACTCTAATTTTCACCACCTGGGTGCATTTTTGTGAAACTGAAAATTGAACAATCACAGACGGAATTTTATACACCGGTCGCAGGGCTTTATTTCGTTGGTCATGCACTCAACAAAAAGACAGCGTTAAGCAAATCCCTGCGCAAAATAAAAAAAAGGCACCGTATCACTCATATCGACCTGATCAGAGCTTACTGCGGCCAACTGGCTCAGGGTAAAAGTGATTTTGATAATGTTGATAATAACCGGGATAACGACTGGTTCCGGTTGGCAATGGGCATTAAACAAATGCCTTCAGCCAGCCGCTTAAGACAGCGTTTCAATGAAGATGCCGCCCAACTGATTCCTTTCATCGAGGACAGCCTTACCGATGTCCTGGTTAATCTTCAGGTGCCCGTCACACCCCTTCCGAAAAAACTCGATAAGAAGCAGCACATACCACTGGATATCGACGTATTCCCTATGGATAACAGCAATACCAAAAAGGAGGGGGTCGAGTACACGTATAAAAAATTCTTTGGTTATGCCCCTATTGCCGCTTACTTTGGCTGCGAAGGCTGGTGCCTGGGATGTGAATTACGCCCAGGCTCTCAGCACTCCCAGAATGATTTTATTGGCTTTTTACAAGCAGTGCTGCACCGCAGCCGACGTTTGACCCGAGCGCCTATTCTGGTTCGCCTTGATAGTGGCCACGATGCTGAGGAATCGCGCCGGGAAATCGCCGGGTTCAAAGGTGTGAATCACATTATCAAGCTCAACCCAAGAAAGTATCACACCAAGGAACACTGGCTCCCCATTTTTGAAGAAAAGCAAGTCAAATGGGAGGAGTCGCGTCCAGGAAAGAGTTATGCGACACTCTCAACCGTCTATGAAACCAACTATGGTAACCAGCGTCTGATTATTCGCATTATCAAGCGTACCACTGATACTGTAGGGCAGAGATTTCTGACACCCGATTATGAGCTGGAAGGATGGTGGACAACACTCAGCGAAGCTGACTACAGCGATGATCAGATCATTAATCTTTATGAGGATCATGCGACCAGCGAGCAGTTTCACAGTGAGTTGAAGACTGATATGGATTTAGAGCGCCTGCCTTCAGGCAAGTTTGACACCAACGACCTGGTGATGTGTTTGGGTGCACTGGTCTATAACATTCTGCGCTACATGGGGCAGAGTTGCTTGCTCGGGCCAGATGCGCCGGTACGTCATAAAGCCAAACGACGCCGGTTAAAAACCGTGATACAGGAACTCATCTACCTGGCTGCCCGTCTTCTGAAAAAAGGACATCAATACCGGCTACGCTTTGGTCGTTACTGTCCTGGTTTCAGGTCTTTCCATCAATTAATAAGCCAGCATGCACTTTGTTGATTGAATAGCGAGATAGAAAAAAATGCCATAAATGAGAAAGTACTGTATTGATAACGGTAGGGCTTCTTTCAACCTGTCTTCAAGTTTGATGATATTTTGATCAGCATTTATGCTTAAAAACGACATAAAAACACTTCAATCAATAACCCGAGTTATTTTCAAAGGAAAAAATTAATCAGCACATTTTCAAAACTGCCGGGCAAATCAAGAAATCACGGATTCAGGTATTCTTTCTCTTTCCCATATTGGCGTCACAGAAAACGCAGTTGTTCAAGGCATGCAGCCCTTTGCAACCGTATTTTTTGGCATGATGTTCATGGGTTTCAAAATGAATAAAATTCAGTGGGGAGCATTTGTTGCCTCAGCTCTTTGCATTATTGCCATGAGTCTTGGACCAACAAACAAGGTAGAGGGTGGCATACCCATGCTGGGATTTGCCCTGGTGACAGCCTCCATGCTTTCTTTGGCCTGGACCTCACACCTGCGTTGCAGTTTGGCAGAAAAATACGGTTCCGTAGTCGCTATGTTTTACCAGTACCTGTCTGTTTCCATTGCTGGTGTGATTGCGGCATTTACACTAAATCTCGACTTGTCCCAAATTCAAATTATTTTCTCTAATCCAAAGCTCACGGGCTTGCTGATTTTCCTGGGAATGGGAATCGCCGGTGGAAGTTATTTAGTACAGCTTTATTCATTCTCAAAAATTGGAGTTGAAAAAGCATCCATGACTCTAAACCTGATGCCTTTAGTTGGTTATATCGTTGCGGTTCTGGCATTGGGTGAGCAAATGGCATTGGGTAAAACCATTGTTGTTACCTTAATTGTGGTAGCGCTATATATTTTCAATAAATACGAGTCAAAAGAAGCAGACAAAGTAGAATCCACTCAGTTGTTGAATCCTCAATAAGTCTGATAGCTATTTATTAAGCCACCCCACATATTGAGGTGGCTACACACTATCTCGAAACAAACCAATATCTGTTACTCAGCGAAAAGCATGATGGTTTTCGCGAGAGAAATTCTGGAGCCTGAACCATGACCATTGAACAACAAGTGATCGCCTGGCGTCGTCATATCCACAAACACCCCGAGTTTGGTTTTGAAGAGCAGCTTACCTCGGAAATGGTGGCTCGGTGTCTTGAGGAAATGGGCATAGAGGTTCATAGAAATATTGGCAAAACAGGTGTGGTAGGGATACTTAAGTGTGGAAGCAGTGAACGGTCCATAGGGCTTCGTGCTGATATGGATGCCCTTCATATTAAAGAGCAAAATTGTTTTGCCCATGCATCGGTTCATGAGGGAGTTATGCATGCCTGTGGTCATGATGGTCATACGGCAATGTTGTTAGGTGCTGCACACGAGCTGGCAAGAACCCATAATTTTGACGGCACTGTTTACTTTATTTTTCAGCCTTGCGAAGAACATGGTCTGGGTGCCAAAGCAATGATCGCCGATGGGCTTTTTACCCGGTGGAACATTGATGCAGTCTATGCCATACATAATTTGCCCGGTATCGCTGAAGGTCATATCGTAACCCGCCCAGGCTCATTGATGGCCAGTGAAAGTAGTTTTGAAATTGATGTTATTGCCACAGGTGGACACGCTGCATTACCTCATATGGGAACAGATCCGATTGTGGTTGGTGCGCAAATTGTCACAGCGATGCAAACCATTGTTTCTCGTAACCTGAGTGCTATCGATGAAACGGCCGTTATATCCATTACGGAATTCACCACCAATGGTACAGTGAACGTCATTCCATCCCAGGTTAAAATAAAGGGCGATACCCGAAGCTTTACCGATGAAGCACTGCACAAAATAGAAGCAGCTATTGAGCGTGTTGTTAAGGGGCAGTGTCTGTCTGCGGGTGTTGAATACAAGTACACATTCAACAATAGTTTTTTATCCACTATCAATAGCGATAAAGAGACACAGCATGCAATCAGTGCTGCTCAAAAAGTGGTAGGTGAAGATCAGGTGAACGGTAACTGCCAGCCTTTTACCATTAGTGAAGATTTTTCATTTATGCTTCGCGAAGTACCTGGCTGTTACATCCTCATGGGGAACGGCATTGGTGAGTGTGGCGGTACTGCGCTTCATAACCCCAATTATGACTTCAATGACAAGATTCTGATGAATGGAGTGAAGTATTGGCAGGTGCTGGTTGAGGAACAACTGGCGAAGTAATACTCACCCTCTACGTCCCTATGGAGTGCTTAGCAGGAAAGGTTGATGGAGAATACGCTTTTATTCTCCATCAGCCCTCAACCCTCCCGTTATTAATGTGCCTTCGCCAAACAGTCAATAATAGGACACTCTGGCAGCTCATCTCCGTGACAACACTCCGTCATCAATTGGAGGCTATCCCTGATGGATTGTAGCTGGGTAATTTTTTTCTCAATATCTTCAATCTTCTTCATTGTCAGGGCCTTCACATCGGAACTTTTTCTGCCTTTGTCCTTGTATAGGTTCATAAGTTCGGCACACTCCTTTAGCGTAAACCCCAGTTTTCTGGCCTGATTAATAAATGCCAGCTCTTTCAGGTTATCCCTGCTGTATTCACGGTAGCCATTCTGTTGTCGGCAAGCGGGCGTAATTAACTGAATGCTTTCATAATAGCGAATGGTCTTTGGTGTTAGTCCTGTGGCCTCGGCTGCTTTTGAGATATTCATCAGAATGTTTCCCGGAGAGATGATTTAAAAAGTTTCAATCGGTTGGCATTGGATACTACGGTGACGGAAGATAGTGCCATTGCTGCCCCTGCTATGACCGGATTGAGGAGCATTCCTGTCAATGGGTATAACACACCCGCAGCCACCGGAATACCTAATGAGTTGTAGATAAAAGCGCCCAGTAGGTTTTGTTTGATATTTCGAAGTGTGGCCCGGGAAAGCTCCACAGCATTTGCCAGTCCATGGAGTGATGGACGAATAAGCGTGATATCAGCGGATTCAATGGCTATATCGGTTCCTGTACCAATGGCAAAGCCTACATCGGCTCTCGCTAATGCAGGGGCATCATTGATGCCATCACCGGTCATTCCGACTTTTTCACCCTGTTGTTGTAGCTGACTAATATGGCGATCCTTATCTTCAGGTAACACTTCGGCGTACACCTGATCTATACCGATTTCATTTGCCACTGTCTCTGCCGTCAGCCAGTTGTCTCCGGTTAGCATTACCAGCTTAATACCTAACCGGTGTAATCTCTGTATGGCAGCCACTGAATCCTTGCGTATGGGGTCAGCCACAGCGATTAATCCAGCCAGCTGGTTATCTACTGCCAGGTACATGGGAGTCTTTCCACGGGCTGCAAGTGTTTGGGCCTGTGAGGTCAGAATATCGGTATTTATTCCGTTCCCGGTCATTAGCTTGTTATTACCCAGTAAAAGACTCTGGTCTTGCACTTGCCCCTTAACACCCTGTCCGGTAATGGACGAAAAGTTAGCTGCGGGTAATAAAGTAAGGTTTTTATCTTTTGCCGAGCTGATGATGGCTTCGGCCAGAGGGTGCTCTGAACTGGCTTCCAGGCTGGCGGCCAGAGTCATCAGTAAATCTTCAGAAATAGTATGAACAGGCAAAATGTCCGTGACTTGAGGTTTTCCCTCTGTAATCGTGCCTGTTTTGTCAAGAACCAGTGATGTTATATTACTGGCCTGTTGTAAGGCATCACCGTTGCGCACCAGCATCCCCATTTCTGCTGCCTTGCCTACCCCCACCATGACGGACATGGGTGTAGCAAGACCCAAAGCGCAGGGGCAGGCTATGATCAGAACCGTGGTAAAGACAACCAGGGTATGAGCCGCTTTGGGGTCAGGACCAAAATAAAACCATATTGCTGCGGCCACCAGGGCTATCAGGATCACAGCGGGGACAAATACAGCGGCTATTTTATCAGCTAACCGGGCTATGGGCATTTTGGAACCTTGCGCTTTTTTCACTAAAGCAATGATGTGGGCAAGGGCTGTTTCATTACCAACTTTATCAGCTTTAACCAGTAAACTGCCGTTTTTATTCAGGGTTCCCGCAGTCACCGGATCACTCTTTTGTTTACTAACAGGCACTGGTTCTCCGGTCAGCATGGATTCATCTATCAGACTGGCGCCGTCAATAACGATCCCGTCCACCGGTATTTTCTCACCGGGACGAATACGCAGGATATCACCCTTTATAACCTGATTAATGGGTATAGCCATTTCCTGATTATTGCGAATAACCTGTGCTGTTTTTACCTGTAACCCAAGCAGCTTTTTTATGGCTTCGCTGGTTTTGCCCCTGGCTCTTAGTTCGAGGGCATGGCCCAGGTTAATCAGGCCAATAATCATGGCGGAGGCTTCAAAATAGACATGGCGGGCACTGGCGGGCAGTGACTCAGGGAATAAAACCACTAGCATGGAATAAAGCCATGCCGCGCCGGTTCCCGTGGCAATAAGGGTGTCCATATTGGCGTTGCGGTATTTCAGTGATTGCCACATCCCGGCAAAATAGTGTTTTCCCGAGAAAAAAAGTACCAGGAAGGTTAGCACTCCAACTCCTCCCCAGGCCAGTTGCTGACTGGAGTTATTAATGCTCATCTCGCCAGTAATAACTCCCCAGGCCATAAGGGGAATACCCAGTCCAAGGGCAATGGTGGTGTGTTTGAGCAGATAGCGGTATTGCGCCTTATCTTCCTGTTCCTGTTGTAAACGACGTTCTTCTTCCTGGTCTATCAAATACCCCGGAAAGCCGATTTTTTCCAGTGCTTCCAAGATGGTAGCCAGTATTACTGAGCCTTCTATGGTCAGGGTTTTGTCTGAGAGATTGACAGTGGCTTTTTTAATCCCGGACAGCTGATTTATGGCGGTTTCAATTTTATTGACACAGGATGTACAACGGATGGAGGGAATGGAAATAAGAAGTACTTTGTCATTAACGGGCTTTATGACCGATGCATCAAAACCGGCAGTTTTGATCGCATTTATCAATGCTTTCGAATCAGTATTTCCCGAGATTGTTGCCGTTCTGTCTGCAAAATTGACGGAAGCCCGGGAAACGCCGGGTACGGCGAGCAAGGCTTTCTCTATCTTGCCAACACAGCCCGCACAGCTGACTCCTGAGAGCTTTAGCTGAGTCTGTAGTCCTGCCATTGTTGAAAATCCCATAATAATCTTGATATTACAGGTAGGATAACCTTTACCCTAACTGGAAGGTAAAGGTGGGAAGGAATGCTTTTAATTAAAAGTCTTATATTTGATGTGAACTTTTTAATATGAATTTTGTCTTTTGAATGGAATACATCCCCATGTATATAAATATATTGACTAATAATATTAAGGTGGTAATAAATGTTGGGAAAAGAAAT encodes:
- a CDS encoding heavy metal translocating P-type ATPase, translating into MGFSTMAGLQTQLKLSGVSCAGCVGKIEKALLAVPGVSRASVNFADRTATISGNTDSKALINAIKTAGFDASVIKPVNDKVLLISIPSIRCTSCVNKIETAINQLSGIKKATVNLSDKTLTIEGSVILATILEALEKIGFPGYLIDQEEERRLQQEQEDKAQYRYLLKHTTIALGLGIPLMAWGVITGEMSINNSSQQLAWGGVGVLTFLVLFFSGKHYFAGMWQSLKYRNANMDTLIATGTGAAWLYSMLVVLFPESLPASARHVYFEASAMIIGLINLGHALELRARGKTSEAIKKLLGLQVKTAQVIRNNQEMAIPINQVIKGDILRIRPGEKIPVDGIVIDGASLIDESMLTGEPVPVSKQKSDPVTAGTLNKNGSLLVKADKVGNETALAHIIALVKKAQGSKMPIARLADKIAAVFVPAVILIALVAAAIWFYFGPDPKAAHTLVVFTTVLIIACPCALGLATPMSVMVGVGKAAEMGMLVRNGDALQQASNITSLVLDKTGTITEGKPQVTDILPVHTISEDLLMTLAASLEASSEHPLAEAIISSAKDKNLTLLPAANFSSITGQGVKGQVQDQSLLLGNNKLMTGNGINTDILTSQAQTLAARGKTPMYLAVDNQLAGLIAVADPIRKDSVAAIQRLHRLGIKLVMLTGDNWLTAETVANEIGIDQVYAEVLPEDKDRHISQLQQQGEKVGMTGDGINDAPALARADVGFAIGTGTDIAIESADITLIRPSLHGLANAVELSRATLRNIKQNLLGAFIYNSLGIPVAAGVLYPLTGMLLNPVIAGAAMALSSVTVVSNANRLKLFKSSLRETF